DNA from Pseudomonas putida:
CGAAACGGTGGCAAAATCTTCAAGGCTGTACCAAGAGTCTTTGTCATCGTCTCCCCAGCTTCACTGAGAAGTTCAGCGCGATCTGCGACGATTTCAACCGGTAGATGAGAACATGGCCAGTCAACCTCATCGATCTCAATATTATAACGCTTGCAAAACTCCTTCTTCGGCGTGCAAGCATTATAAATGGCATGTCGAGCACCATTCCAACTGGGCCCTTCAAGCCCGACATGAATACCTACGATCATTCTGGTGAACGTATCAACCAACACATACAGCACTGGCCTGCCGATCAACCATAACCGATTGACTCGATGTACCAAATAAACATCAGCAATCGTCGAATCGATTTCGTACCGATGACTTGCACCGACTAACCCTTGAGAGGCAGATCCAACTAGCGCACGATGGTCTTTATTATAGCGGATTGCGCCGCCGCTCTTCTTCAACCTATAGAGTTCATCAAAGAAAAGTTTTCCATGGTACTCCAGTTGATTGATGGACGGGTAGCTACCTCGAACCAGGTTACCTTTTGAACCGTCGGACTTGATCGACCGATAAAACTTATTGAGCATCCAATCATAGGCTTTCTTTAGCTTGCCACACCTGCCACTGGCAAAGCGCCCATAGGCCAAGCGAATATGCGAGATGTGCCGTGACTCGAGCAGAATTGCGCCACCGTCATCCACAACTACGCCACGATATTTAAGCGGTCGGCCAGGAACAATGCCTGAGGCCCGACTTTTTTTCTTTCCACGGCCTCCACACGTGCTGGTATTCCACAAAAATGCGTTTCGTGTCTGCCCCATGCTCCAATACCGATAGAGAAGTCGATAAATTTGCTTCCGGTCAACTCCCACTACCATTGCGTGATTAGCAACAAGGGAACCAAAGTTAGACGTCAAGATATCGAGGGGGCCATGATTCTCCACCAAACCACGTACCAGCTCCCAGTTCCTATCTCGGCTGTCTTTTTCATTCTCACTGATCTCGTCGTCACTTCGAAGCAAGTGCATAGGTACCATTTCAGGGTTGATCACCGCCGCTCCGTTATTGATCTCTTCGATCAATAGTGAGCTTCCAACCCGCCATGGCTTCGTCGGACTTGTACCGAGTTCAATGACTAAGACAAACTCATCCTTTATAGCTAAAACTCTGACCGGTTTCTTCAGCAGCTCAGATCCCTCACCCGGAGAAACGATGCAGTTAACTCCCAGACTAAGCATGACGAGGCACCTCGATTTCTGATGTGCTGGAAAAGGATGGCTCAGCAATCCAAACATGCAAAGGTTCAGATAAGCTTATTACCTTAGCGCTTAGACTCGCCCCCAGTCTGCCCGTCCAAAGAAGATGGTGGAAGAGGCGTTTAACACCAATATATTCTATAAAAATTACCCTCGAGGCTTTTTGCAGCAGTGCCTTTAGTGGCAATTCACTAGTCTTACATCCCGCTATAAATTCGAGCAGATTATTTATATTATTCTCCGTCGGCAACGAAGGATGGATGACCGCGTAAGTTCTAAGTATGACAAGATTTGCTATTTTAACTTGCGAGAGATTTTCATGGAGAACCAGTTTCCATTCTACCTTTCTCATAGCCCAATATTTAGCTTCGATCTCAAGCTTTTCCGCCATCCGATTCTGCTCCTTGAGGCTGGCATCCTCGAACTCCTTACGGTATTTCACAGAGCGCGCGGCCAAGGTTGCTTCGCCCTTCGAATCTATGAAAGTTATGAGGAAGTCAGTGGTCATAACCACTGGGACTTGAGTACCTGGATACACAGGATGACGGTAATTCAGGCTTGACGCGATCGCTTGAGTCTCAGCTTGCGTTAGGAGCGGGAACTGCTCACGAATGTCGATGATGGAAGGATCATGCTCAAGGATCAGGTGATAGTCGCGCTCAGCGTTGGATAGCAAATGATGACTGCGATGAAATTTCACACCCGGTACAAGATGCGACACCCCGCTCGACTGGATATCCCAAATCTTGATCCAAGGCTCATAGGACTCTCTAACGCCAGATCCGCGACCCGATTGTATTCTTCTATCAATTTTCCGCTGAGTCATTAGCTTCGAGCTAGCTGGATTCACCGGTTCAGTGGGTACAGATGTCATTTCACGAGTCGCTCATCGTTGAGTGACCCGCTCGATCGGATCGGAACGACACAGGTCGTGGCGCGGAGAAATTCAAGAGCGGGCTCAGCCAGGACAGCAGTCACTGTGGTGCAGAAGGGATTGTGATCCTATATCCATGGACAAGGCTCTGCCCCGACAAACGGGCCGTGACAGAGCCTTGTGACAACCTTTCTTAACTTGTGACAACCTTTATTTTTTTGTGACAACCTTTATTCTTTAAAAACATTTGAAACGATTACTTAGCGTTATTTACTCGACAGTAACCGACTTGGCCAGGTTACGCGGCTGGTCAACGTCAGTACCCTTGAGCACGGCTACGTAGTACGACAGCAACTGCAGTGGAATGGTGTACAGGATCGGCGCCAGCGCGTCAGCGATGTGCGGCACCTTGATCACGTGGGTGCCTTCGCCATTGGTCATGCCCGCCTGCTCGTCGGCGAACACAACCAACTCACCACCGCGAGCACGCACTTCCTGCAGGTTGGACTTCAGCTTCTCCAGCAGTTCGTTGTTCGGCGCGACGGTAACCACCGGCATGTCATTGTCCACCAGTGCCAATGGGCCGTGCTTCAACTCACCCGCCGGGTAGGCTTCGGCGTGGATGTAGGAGATTTCCTTGAGCTTGAGCGCACCTTCCATCGCCACCGGGTACTGCGCACCACGGCCGAGGAACAGGGTGTGGTGCTTGTCGGCGAACAGCTCGGCGATTTTCTCGACGGTGGCATCCATGGCCAGGGCTTCGCCCAGGCGGGTCGGTAAACGACGCAGTTCTTCAACCAGCTCGGCTTCAACACCGTCTTCCAGCGTTCCACGCACTTGGCCCAGGGCAAGGGTCAGCAGCATCAGCGAAACCAGCTGAGTGGTGAAAGCTTTGGTCGACGCCACGCCGATTTCAGGGCCAGCCAAGGTCAGCAGGGTCAGGTCCGACTCACGCACCAACGAGCTGATGCCCACGTTGCAGATCGCCAGGCTGCCGAGGAAACCCAGCTCCTTGGCGTTGCGCAGCGCGGCCAGGGTGTCGGCGGTTTCACCGGATTGCGAGATGGAGACGAACAAAGTATCCGGCTGCACCACCACCTTGCGGTAACGGAATTCGCTGGCCACTTCCACCTGGCACGGGATGCCAGCCAGGCTTTCCAGCCAGTAACGGGCGACCATACCCGCGTGGTAGCTGGTGCCACAGGCGACGATCTGCACGTTGCGCACTTTGGCGAACAGTTCGGCAGCCTTCGGGCCGAAAGCCTGGACTAGCACGTTGTCCTTGCCCAGACGGCCTTCCAGGGTGCGCTGAACAACGCTTGGCTGCTCGTGGATTTCCTTGAGCATGAAGTGGCGATAGTTGCCCTTGTCGGCAGCTTCGGCGCCTTCATGGTACTGCACGGTTTCGCGCTGGACCTTGTTGCCTTGCTGGTCCCAGATGGTGACCTGATCACGGCGGATTTCCGCGATGTCGCCTTCTTCCAGGTACATGAAGCGGTCGGTGACCTGACGCAGCGCCAACTGGTCGGACGCCAGGAAGTTTTCACCCAGGCCCAGACCGATAACCAGCGGGCTGCCGCTGCGTGCAGCTACCAGGCGGTCAGGCTGCTTGGCGCTGATCAGCGCCAGGCCATAGGCACCATGCAGGCGCTTCACCGCTGCTTTCAGCGCGTCGGCCAGGTCCGGAATGCTCTTAAGGGTGTGGTGGATCAGGTGAACGATGACTTCGGTGTCGGTCTGGGACGTGAAGATGTAGCCCAGGCCTTTCAGCTCTTCACGCAGCTCTTCGTGGTTTTCGATGATGCCATTGTGCACCACAGCCACTTCATCGCCCGAGAAGTGCGGGTGGGCGTTGCCTTCGGTCGGCGCACCATGGGTAGCCCAACGGGTGTGGGCGATACCCAGCTGGCCCGCCAGTGGCTCAGCAGCAACCGCAGCTTCCAGCTCGCTGACCTTGCCAATGCGGCGGCGGCGCTGCAATTCACCGTTCTGGGTGAGAACCGCCAGGCCGGCGCTGTCGTACCCGCGGTACTCAAGACGCTTGAGGCCTTCGATCAGAATGGCTGTGATATTGCGCTCGGCGACGGCACCAACGATTCCACACATGTTTTATTGCTCCTGGCTGATCGCGGCGCAGATCAGGTTGATGCCGCGGGCTTGAATTTGTTCGCGTGCCGCTGCGGGCAGGCGTTCATCTGTAATAAGGGTATGTACGCTGCCCCAGGGCAGCTCGAGGTTAGGGATCTTGCGCCCCACCTTGTCCGACTCGACCATCACGATCACTTCACGGGCAACTTCGGCCATGACCCGACTGAGCCCAAGCAGCTCGTTGAAGGTAGTAGTACCCCGGCCGAGGTCGATGCCGTCGGCACCGATGAACAGCTGGTCGAAATCGTAAGAGCGCAGTACCTGCTCGGCGACTTGGCCCTGGAATGATTCGGAATGCGGGTCCCAGGTGCCACCGGTCATCAGCAGTACCGGCTCGTGTTCGAGGTCGCAAATGGCACGGGCTACATTCAGCGAATTGGTCATTACTACCAAGCCCGGCTGGCGCCCCAGTTCGGGGATCATGGCTGCCGTGGTGCTGCCGCTGTCGATGATGATGCGCGCATGTTCGCGGATTCGCCCGACGGCGGCACGCGCAATGGCCTTCTTATAGGAAGACACAGGCTGGGCCGGCTCACCGAGCAGTTCTTGCGGCACCGGTACCGCGCCGCCGTAGCGGCGCAGCAACAGGCCGTTGGTTTCGAGGGCGGCGAGGTCTTTGCGAATGGTCACTTCCGAAGTTTCGAAACGCTTGGCCAAGGCGTCCACGCTCACCTCGCCCTGCTCGCTGAGCAAAGCCAGGATGTTGTGCCGCCGCTGCGGTGTGTTTCGTTTCGACATGAGCTCTTAAGTTTCGTTTCGAAAGATAATGGTTGCAATCAAAACCTAAGACGCTCGTCTCGTCAAGCAGTAGCTGCCCTGTGGATAATTTCTTCTGCTTTTGGCAGGGTCCCTGTAGGAGCGGCCTTGTGTCGCGATGGGCTGCAAAGCAGCCCCGGCAATTTCAGGTTCACCTCGAAATCCAAGGGGCCGCGTTGCGGCCCATCGCGACACAAGGCCGCTCCTACAAGGGATTACCAATAGCCCAATAAAAAAGCCGACTTATTCACATAGGTCGGCTTTGGATCGAAACAGCTGTGAATAACTCAGCTCTTCTTGGTTTTCTCCGGGCGCTTCCAACCCGAGATGTTGCGCTGGCGTGCACGGGCCACCGCCAGGTCGCCAGCTTCAACCGTCTGGGTAATGGTCGAACCGGCTGCGGTGGTCGCGCCGGCCTTGATTTCCACAGGCGCCACCAGCGAGTTGTTCGAACCGATGAACACGTCCTCGCCCATCAACGTCTTGAACTTGTTGGCGCCATCGTAGTTGCAGGTGATGGTGCCGGCGCCGATGTTGGTGCGCGCACCGATTTCAGCATCGCCCAGGTAAGTCAGGTGACCGGCCTTGGCGCCTTCACCCAGGTGTGCGTTTTTCAGTTCGACGAAGTTACCCACATGGGCCTTTGCGTCCAGTACGCTGCCCGGGCGCAGGCGGGCGAACGGGCCGGCATCGCTGCCCTCGCCCATCACGGCGCCTTCGAGGTGGCTGTTGGCCTTGACCACCGCGCCTTTGCGCAGCGTGGTGTTCTTGATGACGCAGTTAGGGCCGATCTGAACATCGTCCTCGATGACCACCTTGCCTTCGAGAATCACGTTGATGTCGATGAGCACGTCACGACCAACGGTCACTTCACCCCGTACATCGAAGCGCGCCGGGTCGCGCAGGGTCACGCCCTGGGCCATCAGGCGGCGGCCTTCACGCAGTTGGTAGTGACGCTCCAGCTCGGACAGCTGGCGACGGTCGTTGGCGCCCTGCACTTCCATCGGGTCGTGTGGCTGCTCGGTGGCCACCACCAGGCCGTCAGCCACCGCCATGGCGATGACGTCGGTCAGGTAGTACTCGCCCTGGGCGTTGTTGTTCGACAGGCGGCCCATCCAGTCGGCCAGGCGCGCGGCTGGCAGGGCCAGAATACCGGTGTTGCCTTCCTTGATGGCTTTCTGTGCATCGTTGGCGTCCTTGTGCTCAACGATGGCAGTCACCTGGCCTTGCTCGTCACGCACGATACGACCATAGCCGGTCGGGTCTTCGAGCGTGACCGTAAGCAGGCCCAGTTGCTGATCATTGGCTTTGGCCAACAAACGCTGCAGGGTCTCCACTTCGATCAACGGCACATCGCCGTACAGCACCAGCACGGTATCGGCGGTCAGCGCTGGCAAAGCCTGGGCAACAGCATGGCCGGTACCCAGCTGTTTATCCTGCATGACGAAATTCAGGTCGTCAGCGGCCAGGCGCTCGCGAACCAGCTCGGCGCCATGGCCAATGACCACGTGAATACCTTGTGGCTGCAGTTGACGTGCGCTGTGGATAACATGGCCGAGCATGGAGTTGCCGGCTACCGGGTGCAGCACCTTGGGCAGCGCCGAGCGCATGCGGGTACCTTGGCCGGCGGCGAGAATAACGATATCGAGTGACATTACTGGCTACCAATCCTGGGCGGTCAGTGAAAGACCGGGGGGAGAAAACAGAAAAAGAAAAAGGGTAGCCGAGGCTACCCTTTTACTCAATCGCAATAGAAGTGATCAGCCAAAGGCCAATTACTTGCCTTTGCGCATTTGCTGAACGGTACGCAGCTGGGCTGCGGCCTCGGCCAGACGTGCGGCGGCGGCACCGTAGTCGAAGTCCGCGCCTTTCAGATTCAGGGCGTTCTCGGCAGCCTTGAGGGCTTCCTGAGCTTGCGCTTCATCCAGGTCTGCAGCACGTTGCACGGTATCGGCAAGCACCTTGACCATGTTCGGCTGAACCTCGAGGAAGCCACCAGAGATGTAGAACACCTCTTGGGTGCCACCCTGCTTGGTCAGCGTGATCGGACCAGGCTTGAGATTGGTGATCAGCGGCGCGTGGCCCGGAGCGATACCAAGATCACCCAGGTTACCGTGCGCTACTACCATCTCGACCAGGCCGGAGAAAATCTCTCCTTCCGCGCTGACGATATCGCAATGGACTGTCATAGCCATCTGCTTGCCTCAACCTGATAGCGCCCCTTGCGGGGCGCAGGAATTACAGTTTCTTGGCTTTCTCGATCGCTTCGTCGATGCTGCCGACCATGTAGAACGCTTGTTCTGGCAGGTGGTCGTAGTCACCTTTGAGGATGCCGCTGAAGCCAGCGATGGTGTCTTTCAGGGAAACGTACTTGCCTGGCGAACCGGTGAAGACTTCGGCCACGAAGAACGGCTGCGACAGGAAGCGCTGGATCTTACGAGCGCGGGCTACCAGTTGCTTGTCGTCTTCGGACAGTTCGTCCATACCCAGGATCGCGATGATGTCCTTCAGCTCTTTGTAACGCTGCAGAACATACTGAACGCCACGAGCGGTGTCGTAGTGCTCGTTGCCGATCACGTTCGGGTCCAGCTGGCGCGAAGTCGAGTCCAGTGGGTCGACTGCTGGGTAGATACCCAGGGAGGCGATGTCACGGGACAGAACGACGGTGGCGTCCAAGTGGGCGAAGGTGGTCGCTGGCGACGGGTCGGTCAAGTCGTCCGCAGGTACGTATACGGCCTGTACGGAAGTGATCGAACCTTCCTTGGTGGAGGTGATGCGCTCTTGCAGAACGCCCATCTCTTCAGCCAGGGTCGGCTGGTAACCTAC
Protein-coding regions in this window:
- a CDS encoding TnsA endonuclease N-terminal domain-containing protein; translated protein: MTQRKIDRRIQSGRGSGVRESYEPWIKIWDIQSSGVSHLVPGVKFHRSHHLLSNAERDYHLILEHDPSIIDIREQFPLLTQAETQAIASSLNYRHPVYPGTQVPVVMTTDFLITFIDSKGEATLAARSVKYRKEFEDASLKEQNRMAEKLEIEAKYWAMRKVEWKLVLHENLSQVKIANLVILRTYAVIHPSLPTENNINNLLEFIAGCKTSELPLKALLQKASRVIFIEYIGVKRLFHHLLWTGRLGASLSAKVISLSEPLHVWIAEPSFSSTSEIEVPRHA
- a CDS encoding F0F1 ATP synthase subunit epsilon, which produces MAMTVHCDIVSAEGEIFSGLVEMVVAHGNLGDLGIAPGHAPLITNLKPGPITLTKQGGTQEVFYISGGFLEVQPNMVKVLADTVQRAADLDEAQAQEALKAAENALNLKGADFDYGAAAARLAEAAAQLRTVQQMRKGK
- a CDS encoding Mu transposase C-terminal domain-containing protein, translated to MLSLGVNCIVSPGEGSELLKKPVRVLAIKDEFVLVIELGTSPTKPWRVGSSLLIEEINNGAAVINPEMVPMHLLRSDDEISENEKDSRDRNWELVRGLVENHGPLDILTSNFGSLVANHAMVVGVDRKQIYRLLYRYWSMGQTRNAFLWNTSTCGGRGKKKSRASGIVPGRPLKYRGVVVDDGGAILLESRHISHIRLAYGRFASGRCGKLKKAYDWMLNKFYRSIKSDGSKGNLVRGSYPSINQLEYHGKLFFDELYRLKKSGGAIRYNKDHRALVGSASQGLVGASHRYEIDSTIADVYLVHRVNRLWLIGRPVLYVLVDTFTRMIVGIHVGLEGPSWNGARHAIYNACTPKKEFCKRYNIEIDEVDWPCSHLPVEIVADRAELLSEAGETMTKTLGTALKILPPFRPDWKSIIESRFRLLNEKLDLKFVPGGVDARKMERGDRDYQLDAIFDIDEFTEMVILGVLAHNKSLRVPHLLNREMIAAEVEPTPMAMWKWSMANNLLNSKFVSPAELKIALLPSQVCRIGRGGINFQGVQYTCETAIRSEWLERSHNFKTRYVRVFYDPNSIENCWMKSEAGFEPLTIVPQQRVKYGGLRMEEVLDIIKILNQVAPDARYEDANTGALLQGRQEEILHRAQAKRQGQGDPKSDAEFKRDKRSKRAVETQTERDLHTADLNQLRLVDNSPAAEETYTPVTVKPVSGRSAAFLKLVINAGNEASHE
- the glmU gene encoding bifunctional UDP-N-acetylglucosamine diphosphorylase/glucosamine-1-phosphate N-acetyltransferase GlmU; this translates as MSLDIVILAAGQGTRMRSALPKVLHPVAGNSMLGHVIHSARQLQPQGIHVVIGHGAELVRERLAADDLNFVMQDKQLGTGHAVAQALPALTADTVLVLYGDVPLIEVETLQRLLAKANDQQLGLLTVTLEDPTGYGRIVRDEQGQVTAIVEHKDANDAQKAIKEGNTGILALPAARLADWMGRLSNNNAQGEYYLTDVIAMAVADGLVVATEQPHDPMEVQGANDRRQLSELERHYQLREGRRLMAQGVTLRDPARFDVRGEVTVGRDVLIDINVILEGKVVIEDDVQIGPNCVIKNTTLRKGAVVKANSHLEGAVMGEGSDAGPFARLRPGSVLDAKAHVGNFVELKNAHLGEGAKAGHLTYLGDAEIGARTNIGAGTITCNYDGANKFKTLMGEDVFIGSNNSLVAPVEIKAGATTAAGSTITQTVEAGDLAVARARQRNISGWKRPEKTKKS
- the glmS gene encoding glutamine--fructose-6-phosphate transaminase (isomerizing), encoding MCGIVGAVAERNITAILIEGLKRLEYRGYDSAGLAVLTQNGELQRRRRIGKVSELEAAVAAEPLAGQLGIAHTRWATHGAPTEGNAHPHFSGDEVAVVHNGIIENHEELREELKGLGYIFTSQTDTEVIVHLIHHTLKSIPDLADALKAAVKRLHGAYGLALISAKQPDRLVAARSGSPLVIGLGLGENFLASDQLALRQVTDRFMYLEEGDIAEIRRDQVTIWDQQGNKVQRETVQYHEGAEAADKGNYRHFMLKEIHEQPSVVQRTLEGRLGKDNVLVQAFGPKAAELFAKVRNVQIVACGTSYHAGMVARYWLESLAGIPCQVEVASEFRYRKVVVQPDTLFVSISQSGETADTLAALRNAKELGFLGSLAICNVGISSLVRESDLTLLTLAGPEIGVASTKAFTTQLVSLMLLTLALGQVRGTLEDGVEAELVEELRRLPTRLGEALAMDATVEKIAELFADKHHTLFLGRGAQYPVAMEGALKLKEISYIHAEAYPAGELKHGPLALVDNDMPVVTVAPNNELLEKLKSNLQEVRARGGELVVFADEQAGMTNGEGTHVIKVPHIADALAPILYTIPLQLLSYYVAVLKGTDVDQPRNLAKSVTVE
- a CDS encoding DeoR/GlpR family DNA-binding transcription regulator, whose product is MSKRNTPQRRHNILALLSEQGEVSVDALAKRFETSEVTIRKDLAALETNGLLLRRYGGAVPVPQELLGEPAQPVSSYKKAIARAAVGRIREHARIIIDSGSTTAAMIPELGRQPGLVVMTNSLNVARAICDLEHEPVLLMTGGTWDPHSESFQGQVAEQVLRSYDFDQLFIGADGIDLGRGTTTFNELLGLSRVMAEVAREVIVMVESDKVGRKIPNLELPWGSVHTLITDERLPAAAREQIQARGINLICAAISQEQ